A region of Micromonospora sp. WMMD882 DNA encodes the following proteins:
- a CDS encoding class I adenylate-forming enzyme family protein, whose product MRTRGLRGRLAADELIGAGNVLARVLAHGADPDGPGLTFDTPVDGHPAERPLTLGQLDRMVDARAAWLHARGVRPRDPIAVWAGDAADMVLSFLALSRLGAIPALMNGRLRPEIAAEYVRRLRGAGVLADDAHAALLADHDLGVPLLGTPAEAGAGDPAAAPTPYRHHPDDPVVITHTSGTTGIPKAVLHSHASLFAATRHLLTMPQAQGTSRILNALPAPHTATVLMVNQALGNRAEMFLLSEQGGGRVLDAIQRWRPDGVFGFSVTWAELARFDLSGYDLESVRLWFNTGDCSHEPHVRKLVAVGARDVVTRDGVTRVPGSVFVDGLGSSEMGHSMFHVTHHADTDRYGRCVGRPYRFARVAVLDLDGNELPPGEVGWLGVDSPSLFRGYWNDSATTYRFRLRGWYLTGDLVYADADGRYYHLDRAVDSVDVGGGKRFFTALSEERVLAACPDVVDCTVVMVREPAGVVTDVLLELAVGADPGLDRVEAVRAALGPEVGATLRRVAPVGADDIPVTVTGKVRKVALRERYLAEAPS is encoded by the coding sequence ATGCGGACCAGGGGACTTCGCGGTCGGCTCGCCGCCGACGAGCTGATCGGCGCGGGCAACGTGCTGGCCCGGGTGCTGGCCCACGGGGCCGACCCGGACGGGCCGGGGCTCACCTTCGACACGCCTGTCGACGGCCACCCGGCCGAGCGCCCGCTGACCCTCGGCCAGCTCGACCGGATGGTGGACGCCCGGGCGGCCTGGCTGCACGCCCGGGGCGTGCGACCCCGCGACCCGATCGCGGTGTGGGCCGGCGACGCCGCCGACATGGTGCTCAGCTTCCTCGCGCTGAGCCGGCTCGGCGCGATCCCGGCGCTGATGAACGGCCGACTGCGCCCGGAGATCGCCGCCGAGTACGTGCGTCGGCTGCGCGGCGCGGGGGTGCTCGCCGACGACGCGCACGCCGCCCTGCTCGCCGACCACGACCTGGGCGTGCCGCTGCTGGGCACGCCCGCCGAGGCCGGCGCCGGTGACCCGGCCGCCGCGCCGACGCCGTACCGGCACCACCCGGACGACCCGGTCGTGATCACCCACACCTCCGGCACCACCGGCATCCCCAAGGCGGTGCTGCACTCGCACGCCAGCCTGTTCGCCGCCACCCGGCACCTGCTGACGATGCCGCAGGCGCAGGGCACCAGCCGGATCCTCAACGCGCTGCCCGCCCCGCACACCGCCACCGTCCTCATGGTCAACCAGGCGCTCGGCAACCGGGCCGAGATGTTCCTGCTGTCCGAACAGGGCGGCGGGCGGGTGCTGGACGCCATCCAGCGGTGGCGGCCCGACGGGGTGTTCGGGTTCTCGGTCACCTGGGCGGAGCTGGCCCGGTTCGACCTGTCCGGCTACGACCTGGAGTCGGTGCGGCTGTGGTTCAACACCGGCGACTGCTCCCACGAGCCGCACGTGCGCAAACTCGTCGCCGTCGGCGCCCGGGACGTCGTCACCCGCGACGGCGTCACCCGGGTGCCCGGCTCGGTGTTCGTCGACGGTCTCGGCTCCAGCGAGATGGGCCACTCGATGTTCCACGTCACCCACCACGCCGACACCGACCGGTACGGCCGCTGCGTGGGCCGCCCGTACCGGTTCGCCCGGGTCGCGGTGCTCGACCTCGACGGCAACGAGCTTCCGCCCGGCGAGGTCGGCTGGCTGGGCGTCGACTCGCCGTCGCTGTTCCGGGGCTACTGGAACGACTCGGCCACCACGTACCGGTTCCGGCTGCGCGGCTGGTACCTGACCGGCGACCTGGTGTACGCCGACGCCGACGGCCGCTACTACCACCTGGACCGGGCCGTCGACTCGGTCGACGTCGGCGGCGGGAAGCGGTTCTTCACCGCGCTCAGCGAGGAACGTGTCCTGGCGGCCTGCCCGGACGTGGTCGACTGCACCGTGGTCATGGTCCGGGAGCCGGCCGGCGTGGTCACCGACGTGCTGCTGGAGCTCGCCGTCGGCGCCGACCCGGGGCTCGACCGCGTCGAGGCGGTGCGGGCCGCGCTCGGCCCGGAGGTGGGGGCCACCCTGCGTCGGGTGGCGCCGGTGGGCGCCGACGACATCCCGGTCACCGTCACCGGCAAGGTCCGCAAGGTGGCGCTGCGGGAGCGGTACCTGGCCGAGGCGCCGTCATGA
- a CDS encoding beta-ketoacyl synthase N-terminal-like domain-containing protein: protein MAEGPPTVRVTGVHATSALGRGADAQLAGVLAGAAAFGPVRRFDTTARRVDQAATCADVDALDDELGAAIGAACAQADLTGARRQATGLLLAVHGGPDAGPLAADLAARAGLGGPRRVYTTACVSASSAVADAAALIRRGDADRVVVAAGYLVEPDQYALFDAGRALATDGAVRPFSAGRTGSLLGDGVAALVLESARVARRPLADLLGWGRAGDAYHPCRPDPTGAGLARAVRAALRRADLSADAVGYVNANATGTGFSDAAEANALRAALGAAADRVPVSSTKALHGHALEASGLLELVVTVLALRHGKLPVNAGWLGPDEACPLDVIRDAPRPASTPYALSLNAAFGGANTALLVGAA, encoded by the coding sequence ATGGCTGAGGGGCCGCCGACCGTCCGCGTCACCGGCGTGCACGCCACCAGCGCCCTCGGCCGGGGCGCCGACGCCCAGCTCGCCGGCGTCCTCGCCGGGGCGGCGGCGTTCGGGCCGGTGCGCCGCTTCGACACCACCGCCCGACGGGTCGACCAGGCGGCGACCTGCGCCGACGTCGACGCCCTCGACGACGAGCTCGGCGCGGCGATCGGGGCGGCCTGCGCGCAGGCGGACCTGACCGGCGCGCGGCGGCAGGCGACAGGTCTGCTGCTGGCCGTCCACGGCGGACCGGACGCCGGGCCGCTCGCCGCGGACCTGGCCGCCCGCGCCGGTCTCGGCGGACCCCGGCGGGTCTACACGACCGCCTGCGTCTCGGCCAGCTCGGCGGTGGCCGACGCCGCCGCCCTGATCCGCCGGGGCGACGCCGACCGGGTCGTGGTGGCCGCCGGCTACCTCGTCGAGCCCGACCAGTACGCGCTGTTCGACGCCGGCCGGGCGCTGGCCACCGACGGGGCGGTCCGCCCGTTCAGCGCCGGGCGGACCGGGTCGCTGCTCGGTGACGGGGTGGCGGCGCTGGTGCTGGAGTCGGCCCGGGTGGCCCGCCGACCGCTCGCCGACCTGCTCGGCTGGGGGCGGGCCGGGGACGCCTACCACCCCTGCCGGCCCGACCCGACCGGGGCGGGGCTGGCCCGCGCGGTCCGGGCGGCGCTGCGCCGCGCCGACCTGTCCGCCGACGCCGTCGGGTACGTCAACGCCAACGCCACCGGCACCGGGTTCAGCGACGCCGCCGAGGCCAACGCGTTGCGCGCCGCCCTCGGCGCGGCGGCCGACCGGGTTCCGGTCAGCTCCACCAAGGCGCTGCACGGGCACGCCCTGGAGGCGTCCGGGCTGCTCGAACTGGTGGTGACGGTGCTCGCCCTGCGGCACGGGAAACTGCCGGTCAACGCCGGCTGGCTCGGCCCGGACGAGGCGTGCCCGCTGGACGTGATCCGCGACGCGCCCCGCCCGGCGTCCACCCCGTACGCGCTCAGCCTCAACGCCGCCTTCGGCGGCGCGAACACCGCCCTGCTGGTCGGCGCCGCATGA
- a CDS encoding acyl carrier protein, whose protein sequence is MAAQPVPGRAELVDMLAELTARPAAEVPERLGSMELAWLVHLVEQRYDARLDLTDDQLAGIRTVDDAREVFRTCLTAPADG, encoded by the coding sequence ATGGCCGCCCAGCCCGTACCCGGGCGGGCCGAGCTGGTCGACATGCTCGCCGAGCTGACCGCCCGACCGGCCGCCGAGGTGCCCGAGCGGCTCGGCTCGATGGAGCTGGCCTGGCTGGTGCACCTGGTCGAGCAGCGCTACGACGCCCGCCTGGACCTCACCGACGACCAGCTCGCCGGGATCCGCACCGTCGACGACGCCCGGGAGGTCTTCAGGACCTGCCTGACCGCCCCCGCAGATGGCTGA
- a CDS encoding phosphopantetheine-binding protein, with translation MSDEVRTFVIAQLTDMNYDVEDIDDDTTLGPAGVDLESLALADLAVRVEDRYGLTFAEDENEKLALMTVGEFTRMVAERVSATATSDLG, from the coding sequence ATGTCCGACGAGGTCCGTACCTTCGTCATCGCGCAACTGACGGACATGAACTACGACGTCGAGGACATCGACGACGACACCACGCTCGGTCCGGCCGGCGTCGACCTGGAGTCGCTGGCCCTGGCCGACCTCGCCGTCCGGGTCGAGGACCGGTACGGGCTGACGTTCGCCGAGGACGAGAACGAGAAGCTCGCCCTGATGACCGTCGGCGAGTTCACCCGCATGGTCGCCGAGCGGGTCTCCGCCACGGCCACCAGCGACCTCGGCTGA
- a CDS encoding 4'-phosphopantetheinyl transferase superfamily protein — MSQLPVPGRDAVYVWVDRVTGGQPETTRRMVTRAAVTLLDRAPVTVWRDGQGRPRVRAGGVELPVSVSHVDGVVAVAACRHATVGVDVERRRPVPAQALARRWFEPAAATWVRGRPSPAEQADAFLLLWTAKEAVGKALGLGLRAGGLTRAVPLPAAADGTADPGGSGPLLRAVPGGAGTRVGHPDAGPELVLAVAVVGPAREVVVLGPDRQVAVEQAGRAGHDVAARSASVERTSLPVVVRGSWDSRRRTRGRL, encoded by the coding sequence GTGAGCCAACTACCGGTGCCCGGTCGGGACGCCGTGTACGTGTGGGTCGACCGCGTCACCGGCGGTCAGCCGGAGACGACGCGGCGGATGGTGACGCGGGCGGCCGTGACGCTGCTCGACCGCGCGCCGGTCACCGTGTGGCGGGACGGGCAGGGCCGGCCCCGGGTGCGCGCCGGCGGCGTGGAGCTGCCGGTCAGCGTCAGTCACGTCGACGGGGTGGTGGCCGTGGCCGCCTGCCGGCACGCCACGGTCGGGGTGGACGTGGAGCGTCGCCGACCGGTGCCGGCGCAGGCGCTGGCCCGGCGCTGGTTCGAGCCGGCCGCCGCGACCTGGGTGCGCGGGCGTCCGTCCCCGGCCGAGCAGGCGGACGCCTTCCTGCTGCTGTGGACGGCCAAGGAGGCCGTCGGCAAGGCCCTCGGGCTGGGCCTGCGCGCGGGCGGGCTGACCCGTGCGGTGCCGCTGCCCGCCGCCGCCGACGGCACGGCGGACCCGGGTGGGTCGGGGCCACTGCTGCGCGCGGTTCCCGGCGGCGCGGGCACGCGGGTCGGGCATCCGGACGCCGGCCCTGAGCTGGTGCTGGCCGTGGCGGTGGTCGGCCCGGCCCGGGAGGTCGTGGTGCTCGGGCCGGACCGGCAGGTGGCGGTGGAGCAGGCCGGGCGGGCTGGTCACGACGTCGCCGCCCGCAGCGCCTCGGTGGAGCGGACCAGCTTGCCGGTGGTGGTCCGGGGAAGCTGGGACAGCAGGCGCAGGACCCGCGGTCGCTTGTAG
- a CDS encoding class I adenylate-forming enzyme family protein: MFRAAEESSVSDPGWVDDVLLGGPATDVCLRLPEPVRRDALRRLVADAQARLTAAGLRPGGAVALRLPPSLSYVVNLLATWRGGGQAVLLDHRLTDYEVDAALRRLGPQVVVTPAHVGGGALRVFADVTEELSGYCDRPAGSGHAVVQLSSGSTGPSKVIGRTAADLVAEVRRYTLIDGVARPGERIILLPSMVHVLGLVGGLLYGLHARVELVPPQRLSGDAVLAAIAAQDTPATVLGVPFHIGLLASTRPPTPLPQFTRMTTGGELVPAAVARAFQDRHGVPLGNMYGMTEVGVIGTDLHGRHRPAVAPAPGVEVREVAGELWVSCPESPYVGLSDPTRWSDGWLRTRDAGVVDPGTGLVTVRGRLDSQVSVGGLKVDLTEVEATVTALPGVSAAVVVYDGGIAAYVQTDGTLTEGDLDELLTERLAGYKRPRVLRLLSQLPRTTTGKLVRSTEALRAATS; encoded by the coding sequence ATGTTTCGTGCGGCGGAAGAATCTTCGGTGAGCGACCCGGGCTGGGTGGACGATGTCCTGCTCGGCGGGCCGGCCACCGACGTTTGTCTTCGCCTCCCGGAGCCGGTGCGCCGGGACGCGCTGCGCCGGCTGGTCGCCGACGCGCAGGCCCGGCTGACCGCCGCCGGGCTGCGCCCCGGAGGCGCGGTCGCGCTGCGGCTGCCCCCGTCACTGTCCTACGTGGTCAACCTGCTGGCCACCTGGCGCGGCGGCGGCCAGGCCGTGCTGCTCGACCACCGGCTCACCGACTACGAGGTGGACGCCGCCCTGCGTCGGCTCGGCCCGCAGGTCGTGGTCACGCCGGCCCACGTCGGCGGTGGCGCGCTGCGTGTCTTCGCGGACGTGACGGAGGAGCTGAGCGGCTACTGCGACCGGCCGGCCGGCAGCGGGCACGCGGTCGTCCAGCTCAGCTCCGGCTCCACCGGACCGTCCAAGGTGATCGGTCGTACCGCCGCCGACCTGGTCGCCGAGGTGCGCCGCTACACCCTGATCGACGGCGTCGCCCGGCCCGGCGAGCGGATCATCCTGCTGCCGTCCATGGTGCACGTGCTCGGCCTGGTCGGCGGCCTGCTGTACGGGCTGCACGCCCGCGTCGAGCTGGTGCCGCCGCAACGGCTCAGCGGAGACGCCGTGCTCGCCGCGATCGCCGCCCAGGACACGCCGGCCACCGTGCTCGGGGTGCCATTCCACATCGGACTGCTCGCCTCGACCCGCCCGCCGACGCCGCTGCCGCAGTTCACGCGGATGACCACCGGCGGGGAACTCGTCCCGGCCGCGGTGGCGCGCGCCTTCCAGGACCGCCACGGCGTGCCGTTGGGCAACATGTACGGGATGACCGAGGTCGGGGTGATCGGCACCGACCTGCACGGCCGGCACCGCCCGGCCGTCGCGCCCGCCCCCGGCGTCGAGGTCCGCGAGGTCGCCGGCGAGCTGTGGGTGAGCTGCCCCGAATCGCCGTACGTCGGGCTGTCCGACCCGACCCGGTGGTCCGACGGCTGGTTACGGACCCGCGACGCCGGCGTCGTCGATCCGGGCACCGGGCTGGTCACCGTGCGGGGGCGGCTCGACTCGCAGGTCAGCGTGGGCGGGCTGAAGGTCGACCTGACCGAGGTGGAGGCCACCGTCACCGCGTTGCCCGGGGTGAGCGCCGCCGTGGTCGTCTACGACGGGGGCATCGCCGCGTACGTCCAGACCGACGGCACGCTCACCGAGGGCGACCTGGACGAGCTGCTCACCGAACGACTCGCCGGCTACAAGCGACCGCGGGTCCTGCGCCTGCTGTCCCAGCTTCCCCGGACCACCACCGGCAAGCTGGTCCGCTCCACCGAGGCGCTGCGGGCGGCGACGTCGTGA